One part of the Dysidea avara chromosome 10, odDysAvar1.4, whole genome shotgun sequence genome encodes these proteins:
- the LOC136237105 gene encoding uncharacterized protein — translation MTKNKRSTDADEMLRQNVFSSMHMSTRLKSEVVQLVEPVCSVCGVSKGPPKKKTRSYHFSVYTNCSEPFVVWFKKSEAPKGMLWLRSFNIRRSSTEANVLELVSKTCHFKCAYKIKLSSSNKVGEWYQLLKDESRRQPTIGGDLSDDSFLYSTFDDAAPKSFYSEDIIEEDSKLADDLIESDTETVSLSSSIDSDDKLSCSDYSIGSASPTQQCTNLLSHIRGTKPRSYTTSALPHLKGKEVKKTKSSSLLPSPQLKTIPLSPHMQRKLANGEDNERWSWPSHNH, via the coding sequence ATGACTAAGAACAAGAGATCAACTGATGCCGATGAAATGTTACGGCAAAATGTCTTCTCTTCCATGCACATGAGTACTCGACTTAAGAGTGAAGTAGTGCAACTAGTCGAGCCTGTTTGTAGCGTGTGTGGAGTGAGCAAGGGGCCGCCAAAGAAGAAGACACGCTCCTATCATTTCAGCGTGTACACAAACTGTTCCGAACCATTCGTAGTTTGGTTTAAAAAGAGTGAAGCACCAAAGGGAATGTTATGGTTGCGAAGTTTCAACATCAGAAGATCATCCACAGAAGCTAACGTGTTAGAACTGGTTTCTAAGACCTGCCATTTCAAGTGTGCATACAAAATTAAGTTGTCAAGTAGTAATAAAGTAGGAGAGTGGTATCAGCTGTTGAAGGACGAGTCGAGAAGGCAGCCTACGATTGGCGGGGACTTATCAGACGACTCGTTTTTGTATTCAACATTTGATGACGCGGCTCCTAAGAGTTTCTACTCAGAAGACATAATCGAAGAAGACAGTAAATTAGCTGATGACTTGATAGAATCAGACACCGAGACAGTCAGCCTCAGTAGCAGTATAGATAGTGATGATAAACTATCCTGTAGTGACTATTCGATAGGTAGTGCAAGTCCAACCCAACAGTGCACCAACCTGTTATCACATATTAGGGGAACTAAGCCTCGCAGCTACACTACATCAGCACTACCTCATCTCAAAGGGAAAGAAGTTAAGAAAACAAAGAGCTCTTCATTATTACCATCACCACAACTCAAGACAATCCCCTTATCCCCTCACATGCAAAGGAAGTTAGCTAATGGTGAGGACAACGAAAGATGGTCATGGCCTTCCCATAACCACTAA
- the LOC136237106 gene encoding RNA-binding protein pno1-like isoform X1, with product MASGDVMANNVEGEEKGAPLATSDQLDEFTVVKRKRKASVLDSMEQDESAVSEAKRPNFPPLTGQALTSDGGKLEYRRIAVPPHRYTPLKENWMKIFTPVVEQLKLQIRLNLKTRHVELKTSRFTVDHGAIQKGSDFVHAFMLGFDVEDALALVRLDDLFIDSFEIQDVKPLKGDHLSRAIGRIAGSGGRTKFTIENVTKTRIVLAESKIHILGSFQNIKVARNAICSLILGSPPSKVYGHMRSVAGKLSERF from the exons ATGGCCAGTGGTGACGTAATGGCGAACAACGTGGAAGGAGAAGAAAAGGGGGCACCACTGGCTACTAGTGATCAGCTAGATGAGTTTACAGTAGTTAAGAGGAAGAGGAAAGCTAGTGTACTGGACAGTATGGAGCAGGATGAATCAGCAGTCAGTGAAGCGAAAAGACCAAATTTTCCACCTCTTACGGGGCAAGCCCTTACGTCG GATGGTGGTAAGCTAGAGTACCGGCGTATAGCGGTACCTCCTCACAGGTACACCCCTCTAAAGGAGAACTGGATGAAGATATTCACTCCAGTCGTAGAGCAGTTGAAGCTACAAATCAGATTAAACCTGAAAACTAGACATGTTGAGTTGAAG ACCTCAAGGTTCACTGTTGATCATGGAGCAATACAGAAGGGAAGTGATTTTGTGCACGCCTTCATGTTGGGCTTTGATGTTGAA GATGCCCTAGCATTAGTCAGACTGGATGATCTCTTCATCGATTCATTTGAAATTCAAGATG TAAAGCCTCTTAAAGGAGACCACTTATCGAGAGCAATTGGCAGAATTGCCGGCAGTGGTGGCAGGACAAAGTTTACGATAGAGAATGTCACAAAGACAAGAATAGTCCTAGCAGAAAG CAAGATACACATCCTGGGCTCATTCCAGAACATCAAGGTAGCTCGCAATGCCATCTGCAGTTTGATATTAG GTAGTCCACCTTCCAAGGTGTATGGACACATGAGATCTGTGGCTGGAAAATTATCAGAACGATTTTGa
- the LOC136237106 gene encoding RNA-binding protein pno1-like isoform X2 codes for MWSAMPSLIFILGSVLSLQDGGKLEYRRIAVPPHRYTPLKENWMKIFTPVVEQLKLQIRLNLKTRHVELKTSRFTVDHGAIQKGSDFVHAFMLGFDVEDALALVRLDDLFIDSFEIQDVKPLKGDHLSRAIGRIAGSGGRTKFTIENVTKTRIVLAESKIHILGSFQNIKVARNAICSLILGSPPSKVYGHMRSVAGKLSERF; via the exons ATGTGGTCTGCCATGCCTAGCT TAATCTTCATATTAGGAAGTGTGTTATCCCTGCAGGATGGTGGTAAGCTAGAGTACCGGCGTATAGCGGTACCTCCTCACAGGTACACCCCTCTAAAGGAGAACTGGATGAAGATATTCACTCCAGTCGTAGAGCAGTTGAAGCTACAAATCAGATTAAACCTGAAAACTAGACATGTTGAGTTGAAG ACCTCAAGGTTCACTGTTGATCATGGAGCAATACAGAAGGGAAGTGATTTTGTGCACGCCTTCATGTTGGGCTTTGATGTTGAA GATGCCCTAGCATTAGTCAGACTGGATGATCTCTTCATCGATTCATTTGAAATTCAAGATG TAAAGCCTCTTAAAGGAGACCACTTATCGAGAGCAATTGGCAGAATTGCCGGCAGTGGTGGCAGGACAAAGTTTACGATAGAGAATGTCACAAAGACAAGAATAGTCCTAGCAGAAAG CAAGATACACATCCTGGGCTCATTCCAGAACATCAAGGTAGCTCGCAATGCCATCTGCAGTTTGATATTAG GTAGTCCACCTTCCAAGGTGTATGGACACATGAGATCTGTGGCTGGAAAATTATCAGAACGATTTTGa
- the LOC136237103 gene encoding uncharacterized protein: protein MAVSNKIVFITAIPIHEDPRDFITSCCCRRSVMGDSKSAVVIRRMNTKLMINGKWCCIQRSEEAWGEFQEAVKRLLAIAEDDAIVLYGSDPPYYPVKDIFWILNQPTISMSIYVSCVKGSSKLPQKAATKLPKLSCVASNGKAAMSFNVAGLEAALAETRRLCREMHEEANCSGVSNDGEVDQLLALANSVLKGQRAPVSKPCKKNTSVPDVPSGLTVLPRSPCGVHVLWNPVRLDEFDQNHGQLIKGYVVYVNGEVKAHTDSHLSCQVILADLDEDKVHSIQVCTCGKLYESPPSKEVLYRPRRHLVDNEGRQSRTSSLHNSVMDQLVTSGSYNRDNEVLTAIDVNVQLDKDELCSQSSGIEADMPPHSISAKTGSSYYKENSPSSSGHSSLFDEHSFDGFLDGTPRLARHYHENKKRVQRSGPDPPLNIRVQPSPNGKHLVVSWTPVRRDANGCNNGCRVLGYRVYVNNLPVMSVDGPASFKTEIPHQTSNDFEVYLSTRSIAGESVHSKVVKNTLIRSYKSDSSILQHSTVNLQLPHCLTTSRDVLRTSPAPPRIETYV from the exons ATGGCGGTGTCTAACAAGATAGTATTCATAACAGCTATTCCCATCCACGAGGACCCGCGAGACTTCATCACAAGTTGTTGCTGCAGGCGATCAGTAATGGGGGATAGCAAGAGCGCCGTAGTGATCCGTAGAATGAATACAAAGCTAATGATCAACGGTAAATGGTGTTGTATTCAGAGGAGCGAGGAGGCTTGGGGTGAATTTCAG GAGGCTGTAAAGAGGTTATTAGCTATAGCAGAAGATGACGCTATAGTGTTATACGGAAGTGATCCCCCATATTACCCAGTCAAGGATATATTCTGGATACTCAACCAACCAACTATTTCAATGAGCATCTATGTGAGCTGTGTTAAAGGCAGCAGCAAGCTACCTCAGAAAGCAGCCACTAAACTGCCCAAACTATCTTGTGTAGCCAGTAATGGCAAGGCTGCAATGAGCTTCAATGTGGCAGGCCTGGAGGCTGCCCTAGCTGAGACAAGGAGATTGTGTAGAGAGATGCACGAGGAGGCAAACTGCAGTGGAGTCAGCAATGATGGAGAAGTAGATCAACTGCTGGCTCTTGCTAATTCTGTTTTGAAAG GCCAAAGAGCACCAGTGTCTAAACCCTGCAAGAAGAACACATCAGTCCCAGATGTACCTAGTGGTTTGACTGTATTACCAAGGTCGCCATGTGGAGTACATGTACTGTGGAATCCAGTGAG GTTGGACGAGTTTGATCAAAATCATGGCCAACTGATCAAGGGTTATGTGGTGTATGTCAACGGAGAAGTCAAGGCTCATACTGATAGCCACTTGTCTTGTCAAGTGATACTAGCAGATCTTGATGAAGACAAAGTACACTCCATTCAAGTTTG CACTTGTGGCAAGCTGTACGAGTCACCACCATCTAAAGAAGTGCTCTATAG GCCAAGAAGACACCTGGTTGATAATGAAGGCAGACAATCACGAACAAGCTCATTACATAATTCAGTAATGGACCAACTTGTTACAAGTGGCAGTTACAATCGTGATAATGAAGTTCTGACAGCAATTGATGTAAATGTACAATTAGACAAGGATGAACTATGTAGTCAAAGTAGTGGAATTGAAGCTGACATGCCTCCCCATAGCATATCAGCTAAGACTGGCAGTTCATACTATAAAGAGAACAGTCCTTCATCCAGTGGCCATTCCTCTCTATTTGATGAACATTCTTTTGATGGTTTCTTGGATGGCACTCCTCGACTAGCAAGACACTATCATGAGAACAAGAAGAGAGTTCAGAGAAGTGGTCCTGACCCTCCACTGAACATCAGAGTACAGCCATCACCTAATGGAAAACATCTTGTTGTGTCATGGACACCAGTGAG GAGGGATGCCAATGGATGTAACAATGGCTGTCGTGTCCTTGGTTACCGAGTGTATGTCAACAATCTACCAGTTATGAGCGTAGACGGACCAGCTAGTTTTAAGACTGAAATTCCTCACCAAACAAGCAAtgattttgaagtctatctgaG CACAAGATCAATAGCTGGAGAATCAGTACACTCTAAAGTGGTGAAGAATACACTAATAAGAAG TTATAAGAGTGACAGCAGTATTTTGCAACACTCAACAG TAAACCTTCAACTACCTCACTGCCTCACAACCAGTAGAGATGTCCTACGCACCTCACCAG CACCACCTCGTATTGAGACTTATGTGTAA